From the Clostridium sp. Marseille-P299 genome, one window contains:
- the hrcA gene encoding heat-inducible transcriptional repressor HrcA, which yields MELDDRKIKILQAIIRNYLETGEPVGSRTISKDTDLNLSSATIRNEMADLEEFGYIVQPHTSAGRIPSDKGYRFYVDMLMAEKTTEVEEMRGMLLEKADKMETLLKQVAKLLAVNTNYTTMITAPQYRSRKVKFIQITDVDSTQILAVIVLEGNIVKNKIISVDEPLEKEIVLKLNIVLNTFLQGLDLSEINLSLIQKMKAQTAGYTNVVSDILDAVAQAISEEEDVQIFTSGATNILKYPELSDTEKASELLYTIEEKKQLTNLMSSEAENGENRGIQVYIGNETPVESMKDCAVVTATYQIEEGVYGKIGIIGPKRMDYEKVVSTLQSLMSQLDDIFKGDKK from the coding sequence GTTCAAGAACTATTTCGAAGGATACGGACTTAAATTTAAGTTCTGCAACAATTCGAAATGAAATGGCTGATTTAGAGGAATTTGGATATATAGTGCAACCTCATACATCTGCTGGAAGAATTCCATCGGATAAGGGATATCGATTCTATGTCGATATGCTGATGGCGGAAAAGACAACAGAGGTAGAAGAGATGCGAGGCATGTTACTTGAAAAAGCAGATAAGATGGAAACACTTTTAAAACAAGTAGCAAAGCTTTTAGCAGTTAATACAAATTATACGACAATGATTACTGCACCACAGTATCGTAGCCGTAAAGTTAAGTTCATACAAATCACTGATGTAGATAGTACACAGATTCTAGCAGTAATTGTTTTAGAAGGTAATATTGTTAAGAATAAAATAATTTCAGTGGATGAACCACTTGAAAAAGAAATTGTTTTAAAACTTAATATTGTGCTGAACACATTTTTACAAGGCTTAGATTTATCGGAGATTAATTTATCCTTAATTCAGAAAATGAAAGCACAGACTGCTGGGTATACTAATGTTGTTAGTGACATACTCGATGCGGTTGCACAAGCAATTAGTGAAGAAGAAGATGTACAAATCTTCACAAGTGGAGCAACCAATATTCTTAAGTATCCTGAATTAAGTGATACAGAAAAAGCCAGCGAGCTGCTTTATACAATAGAAGAGAAAAAGCAACTTACGAATCTCATGAGTAGCGAAGCAGAAAACGGTGAAAACCGAGGCATCCAAGTATATATTGGGAATGAAACACCAGTAGAATCCATGAAAGATTGCGCAGTAGTTACAGCTACTTACCAAATCGAAGAAGGCGTTTATGGAAAAATTGGTATTATTGGTCCAAAACGAATGGATTATGAAAAAGTTGTTAGCACCTTACAAAGTCTTATGAGCCAATTGGATGACATTTTTAAAGGTGATAAAAAATAA
- the grpE gene encoding nucleotide exchange factor GrpE produces MSDTIDFNELEKDELEDMIEKDIADSTNNSDDTSETTEEVTEEATEEVEESTDEENGKDKKSFFKKKDKKDKKDEKIEELNDRLIRTMAEFDNFRKRSEKEKSQMFEVGAKDIIEKILPVVDNFERGLSVVTEEEKSSAFVQGIEKIYKQLLDVLEAAGVKTIEAVGKEFDPNFHNAVMHTEDEELGENIIAEEFLKGYMYRDSVVRHSMVKVVN; encoded by the coding sequence TTGTCAGATACAATAGATTTTAACGAGTTAGAAAAAGATGAACTGGAAGATATGATAGAAAAAGATATCGCTGACAGTACAAATAATAGCGATGATACTTCTGAAACAACTGAAGAAGTTACTGAAGAAGCTACAGAAGAAGTAGAAGAAAGCACAGATGAAGAAAACGGTAAAGATAAAAAATCCTTTTTCAAGAAAAAAGATAAGAAAGATAAAAAGGATGAAAAAATCGAAGAATTAAACGACCGTTTGATCCGTACTATGGCTGAGTTTGATAACTTTAGAAAACGTTCTGAAAAAGAAAAATCTCAGATGTTTGAAGTTGGAGCAAAAGACATTATCGAAAAGATTTTGCCAGTTGTTGATAATTTTGAAAGAGGACTAAGCGTTGTTACTGAAGAAGAAAAATCAAGCGCTTTTGTTCAAGGAATTGAGAAAATATACAAACAATTACTTGACGTCCTAGAAGCTGCGGGTGTAAAAACCATTGAAGCAGTAGGAAAAGAATTTGATCCTAATTTCCATAATGCAGTAATGCATACAGAAGATGAAGAATTAGGTGAAAATATTATAGCTGAAGAATTCTTAAAAGGCTATATGTACCGTGACTCTGTTGTAAGACATAGCATGGTAAAAGTAGTGAATTAA